The following proteins are encoded in a genomic region of Methylococcales bacterium:
- the alaC gene encoding alanine transaminase, with amino-acid sequence MEEFHRISRLPPYVFNIVNELKAKARANGEDIIDFGMGNPDQPTPKHIVDKMVEAAQRDDTHRYSVSKGIPRLRQAICNWYKKRYDVDLDPETEAIVTIGSKEGLAHLALATLGPGDVVLVPNPAYPIHPYGVVIAGADLRHVSLVPGVDFFEELHKAIIDSWPKPKMLILNFPGNPTTQCIELDFFERIIKVAKEHNIWIVHDIAYADIVFDGYKAPSILEVEGAKDIAVEFFSLSKSYNMPGWRVGFMCGNPDLVAALTRMKSYLDYGTFTPIQVAAIHALEGPQDCVKEICAMYKSRRDALCDGLNALGWAVEKPKATMFVWSQIPKAYQAMGSLEFCKKMIIDAKVAVSPGIGFGQYGDDHVRFSLIENEHRIRQALKGIRYMLKKDNAV; translated from the coding sequence ATGGAAGAATTTCATCGAATCAGCCGTTTACCCCCTTATGTTTTTAATATTGTTAACGAATTAAAAGCAAAAGCGCGCGCCAATGGGGAGGATATTATTGATTTTGGCATGGGTAATCCCGATCAGCCAACACCTAAACATATTGTTGATAAAATGGTGGAAGCCGCACAGCGAGATGATACCCATCGCTATTCTGTCTCCAAAGGGATTCCTCGGTTAAGGCAAGCCATTTGTAACTGGTATAAAAAACGCTACGATGTTGATTTAGACCCTGAAACGGAGGCTATTGTCACCATTGGTTCAAAAGAGGGGCTTGCTCATCTTGCCTTAGCGACCTTAGGACCGGGTGATGTTGTTTTAGTCCCTAACCCCGCCTATCCCATTCATCCTTATGGGGTCGTCATTGCAGGCGCGGATTTACGTCATGTTTCGCTCGTCCCTGGTGTTGATTTTTTTGAAGAGCTGCACAAAGCCATTATTGATTCATGGCCTAAGCCGAAAATGTTAATTCTAAATTTTCCAGGCAATCCAACCACGCAATGTATCGAACTGGATTTTTTTGAACGCATTATCAAAGTCGCAAAAGAGCATAATATTTGGATTGTTCATGATATTGCCTATGCGGATATTGTTTTTGATGGCTATAAAGCCCCTTCTATTTTAGAGGTGGAGGGCGCAAAAGACATTGCTGTTGAATTCTTTTCATTATCTAAAAGCTATAATATGCCAGGATGGCGTGTCGGGTTTATGTGTGGAAATCCTGATTTAGTCGCGGCCTTAACACGGATGAAATCTTATTTAGATTACGGAACCTTTACCCCGATTCAAGTCGCCGCGATTCATGCTTTAGAAGGCCCTCAAGACTGTGTTAAAGAAATTTGTGCCATGTATAAAAGTCGTCGAGATGCGTTGTGTGACGGCTTAAATGCGTTAGGGTGGGCCGTTGAAAAACCGAAAGCTACGATGTTTGTTTGGTCTCAGATTCCAAAAGCCTACCAAGCTATGGGGTCCTTGGAATTTTGTAAAAAAATGATTATTGATGCCAAGGTGGCCGTATCCCCTGGAATCGGGTTTGGGCAATATGGGGATGATCATGTTAGATTCAGTCTCATCGAAAACGAACACAGAATTCGTCAAGCCTTGAAAGGAATTCGATATATGTTAAAAAAAGACAACGCGGTATAA
- a CDS encoding homoserine dehydrogenase: MKPVKVGVLGLGVVGGGTINVLKRNAAEIARRAGREIIVTRACARNLERERICDTQGIQLTTDPLEIINDPDIEIILELIGGDTLAKDLVLIAISKGKHIVTANKALIALHGNEIFEQASAKGVVVAFEAAVAGGIPIIKALREGLSGNQIEWLAGIINGTGNFILTEMRDKGRNFEDVLAEAQALGYAEADPTFDVEGIDAAHKLTILAAIAFGIPLQFEKIYIEGITQITREDVNYAEELGYRIKHLGIARKTKKGIELRVHPTLIPHRRLIANVDGIMNAILVQGDAVGPTLYYGAGAGAEPTASAVVADVIDVVRTLTTDPENHVPHLAFQANSIANIPVLDAEEMETSYYLRLDADDKPGVIAEVTGIFADHQISIEAMIQKEPHQGTTKVPVIMLMQSTIEKEMNAAIKKIEALDSINGDVVKIRMEILK; encoded by the coding sequence TTGAAACCAGTAAAAGTGGGTGTATTAGGATTGGGCGTTGTTGGCGGCGGCACAATTAATGTTTTAAAACGCAATGCCGCTGAAATTGCCCGTCGTGCAGGGCGCGAAATCATTGTTACGCGAGCCTGTGCTAGAAATTTAGAACGGGAACGTATTTGTGACACGCAGGGGATTCAATTAACGACCGACCCGTTAGAAATTATTAATGATCCTGATATTGAGATTATTTTAGAGTTAATCGGTGGCGATACACTGGCGAAAGACCTTGTTTTAATTGCTATTTCCAAAGGAAAGCATATTGTCACCGCCAATAAAGCCTTAATTGCCTTACATGGTAATGAGATTTTTGAACAAGCCAGTGCTAAAGGCGTTGTGGTTGCTTTTGAAGCGGCGGTTGCGGGGGGAATTCCTATTATAAAAGCCTTACGAGAAGGCTTAAGCGGCAATCAAATTGAATGGCTCGCAGGCATTATTAATGGCACAGGAAATTTCATTTTAACCGAAATGCGAGACAAAGGACGCAATTTTGAAGATGTCTTAGCCGAGGCACAAGCCCTAGGTTATGCCGAAGCCGATCCTACGTTTGATGTCGAAGGAATTGATGCCGCGCATAAATTAACCATTTTAGCCGCCATTGCTTTTGGTATTCCATTACAATTTGAAAAAATTTATATTGAAGGGATTACTCAAATTACCCGCGAAGATGTTAATTATGCCGAAGAGTTAGGCTATCGCATCAAACATTTAGGGATTGCTCGCAAAACAAAAAAAGGCATTGAGTTACGCGTCCACCCCACGTTAATTCCACATCGACGTTTAATTGCGAATGTTGATGGCATCATGAATGCGATTTTAGTTCAAGGGGATGCGGTTGGGCCAACACTTTATTATGGTGCGGGCGCAGGTGCAGAACCGACTGCATCGGCCGTTGTCGCGGATGTTATTGATGTCGTGCGAACCTTAACAACCGATCCCGAAAATCATGTTCCACATTTAGCCTTTCAAGCGAATTCTATTGCCAATATTCCTGTTTTAGATGCCGAGGAAATGGAAACGTCCTATTATTTACGCTTAGATGCCGATGATAAACCCGGTGTTATTGCCGAAGTAACGGGTATTTTTGCCGATCATCAGATCAGTATAGAGGCCATGATTCAAAAAGAACCGCATCAAGGAACCACTAAAGTTCCTGTCATCATGCTGATGCAATCCACAATAGAAAAAGAAATGAATGCGGCGATTAAAAAAATTGAAGCCTTAGACTCTATTAATGGCGATGTCGTTAAAATTAGAATGGAAATACTCAAATAA
- the thrC gene encoding threonine synthase, translating to MAHYTGLINRYRDRLPVNEGTRIISLSEGNTPLIKLENIPNLIGKDVEIYVKYEGLNPTGSFKDRGMTMAVTKAVEEGSQAIICASTGNTSASAAAYAVRAGIRAFVLIPDGKIALGKLAQTLMYGAEIIQINGNFDQGMSLVKEVADHAPVTIVNSINPFRIDGQKTAAFEIVDDLGDAPDYHCLPVGNAGNITAYWKGYSEYATDNIATKRPIMCGYQAAGAAPFVKGEMIDNPETVATAIRIGRPQSWDFAWKTQKESGGWFDKFTDNQILAAQKMLALHEGIFCEPASAASLAGALHDLSTGKIKEGSKIVCTLTGNGLKDPDTAIAQCKETHPVTIEANLDAVKKAILANM from the coding sequence ATGGCTCACTACACAGGACTCATTAATCGTTATCGGGATCGTTTACCAGTTAATGAGGGTACGCGCATTATCAGCTTGAGTGAAGGTAATACGCCTCTCATTAAATTGGAAAATATTCCAAATTTAATAGGTAAAGATGTTGAAATTTATGTGAAATATGAAGGCCTCAATCCAACAGGATCCTTTAAAGATCGTGGAATGACGATGGCGGTAACCAAAGCGGTTGAAGAAGGAAGTCAAGCGATTATCTGTGCCTCAACAGGAAATACGTCAGCCTCAGCGGCGGCTTATGCGGTTCGCGCAGGGATTCGTGCTTTTGTTCTCATTCCTGATGGAAAAATTGCGTTAGGAAAACTTGCCCAAACCTTAATGTATGGCGCAGAAATTATTCAAATTAACGGTAATTTTGATCAAGGGATGAGTTTGGTTAAAGAGGTTGCCGATCACGCGCCCGTGACGATTGTTAATTCAATTAACCCGTTTAGAATTGACGGACAAAAAACGGCCGCCTTTGAAATTGTAGATGATTTAGGCGATGCTCCTGATTATCACTGTCTTCCCGTGGGCAATGCAGGTAATATCACCGCCTATTGGAAAGGCTATAGCGAATATGCAACGGATAACATAGCCACTAAACGGCCTATAATGTGTGGTTATCAAGCCGCAGGGGCCGCGCCTTTTGTTAAGGGTGAAATGATTGATAACCCCGAAACCGTCGCAACAGCCATTCGTATTGGTCGGCCACAATCATGGGACTTTGCATGGAAGACTCAAAAAGAATCAGGCGGCTGGTTTGATAAATTTACGGATAACCAAATTTTAGCCGCGCAAAAAATGCTTGCCCTTCATGAAGGTATTTTTTGTGAACCTGCCTCAGCGGCCTCGTTAGCGGGGGCATTGCATGACCTAAGTACGGGAAAAATAAAAGAAGGCTCTAAAATAGTGTGTACGTTAACAGGGAATGGATTAAAAGACCCTGATACCGCTATAGCACAGTGTAAAGAGACTCATCCTGTGACCATTGAGGCCAATTTAGACGCGGTTAAAAAAGCAATTTTAGCGAACATGTAG